From Pseudanabaena yagii GIHE-NHR1:
TTTGGTGTGAATCCATTGGGATACAGCACGATGGGCTTGAGCAGGTAAATTGACCACGACTGTTTTTTTGAGTGCATAGTCAAAAATAGAATCAGGGACATCTGCCATTTTTTCATTTTCAGAGAAAAAAGCAGCCTTACTATCCTTATAAATATTGAGGACGGTAGGATTGCTGCGATCCGCCTCAATGCCAGTCAATGGGATGGCATGATCCTTGAGATATTGGAGCATGGCTCGAGCAACCCAACTTTTACCCACACCACCTTTTTCACCATCGATCAGGTTAATAATTGCCATAATTTGCCTCCTAATAACGATTGTAGTGTTTCAAGATTTTCTGTTGTGCTAAGTAGTCATCATCATCGTCATCATCTACAGGGAGAGACTTTGGGACAATGCTTTTGGGCTTGTCAGACTCAACCTGATTAGTCTGTTTTAAGTCCGAATTCATTCTGGTGGTTGTAGGTTGAATGTCTGTGGTTATGCCAACAACATTCTGATTAATAGGCAATGAACTAGGATAATCATCCGAAAACTTTGCGGGTTCTGACGGCAAAATTGACAGAGTAGGAGTACCCGAGGCTTTTGCGGCTTTAGTAGCATCGCGTTTTGCTTTCGCCACGGCTTTTTTATTTTCTACATCGATCTTCTGTAAATACTTTCGTACTGTCTCACCAGAGATAGCAATGTGTAGTTCACTTGTCAGTTTGTAGCTGACTTCTTCATAGGTATATCCCAAAGCAATTAAAGCTCTAATCCCACTTTCCAAGGTTCGGATGATGTCGAGTTTGGTTTTGAGGCTTTTTGTCTTCTGAGGTTCATTGACCCATTGCTCTGATAAAGCTACCAATTTATCCGTATCTAAGTCCGCTAACGATAAACGTGAGGGATCTCTAGTCATTTTTTTAGCTGTTGTTTAGTGGATATAAATTCCTAAACTGTTGTCAAAAAATCCCCCAACATGGAAATCTTTGACCCAGATTAATTCTTATATTGGATTGAGTACCTCCTAATTTATTGCTTTTTTCAATCATACCCATTGCTAAAGAAGATTGGGTTATTTTGCTCGATGAGATTTTTTACAATTTGTTAACAGTCGTATAATTCCTGTCAATATTCACAATCTAAGAACTTCACTTACCAAGAAAGTATTCAGTAAATCCTTGTCTTAGATTATTTTTATATGCGGTCAGTAATTTCTATGTCTTAGGTATTATATTTTGCGTGATAAATTTATACCAATTGAGTGAAAAATACATACAATTTGTGTCCCAAAATCGTACCTAGTATTGTCCCAAAGTTATCCCAAAATCGTATCTAGTATTATCCTAAATTTGTGCGGATCGATGCGGATCTGCAACGATTTTCCGTGCTTTGAGGTATGTCCAAAACTAGTCGCAAGCTATGTTGCTCGTCGGACAAGAAATCGCGCTATCGCTTGATTTTTGTTCGACGGCAACATTACGCTTGCCAAAGGGGAGGAACCCCTTTGGAATCCCCCTCAGCCAAATGACAAAATGCAAAGAAATTTAGAAAAAACAAACTAGATATAGAATTAACACTTTAAAATCTAAGTGTGTGTAGGAGGATAGGAATTGCAAAAATAACTGATAGCTACGGCTTATCAGACTCTTTGTAATTTGCAGATATTTTGACAACAAGTAAGCAGGATAAACTTTAGGAATAACAGCAATGACTTTATCCGTTAGATTTACAGTGCGAATGACCGAAGAGGAGAAAGTAATCCTAGATGAGAAAGCAAGTCAACTGAATGTTAAAGCCAGTGAAATTGTGAGATGTGCAACGTTTAAGTACGATCTGCCGATATCTAAAGTACAAGTTGCAAACGTGGATTGGGATCTTTATCATCTGTTGGGAGAAGTCAAGTATGAATTGAATAAAATCGGTACAAATATCAACCAACTAGCCCATGATGCCAACTTGAGTCTAATGATGGGTAGCCCAATGCAACTACAACTGGAAGAACTCAATGAGATATCGCGTCGTATCGATCAATCAATTGGTTCAATATCTGAACTAAGAACTCTGATTACGGAAAGTACAGGTATAAAGCCCAAATTAGGAGAAGAGGATGATCGGTAAAATTATTAAGGGCAAGAGCTTTCAAGGCTGCTTATCTTATGTCATGAGGAAAACTGGTGCGGCAGTCATAGATATGAATATGGATGGCAAAGATCCATATAGCCTAGCGAATGAATTTTCTTTGTCTTGGCAATTGCGCCCTAAATTAAGTTACAAAGTTTGCCATGTAATTCTCAGCCTTAGTCCTGAAGAGCATCTTAACAATGACGCTTGGCAGATAGCGATCGCCCAATATCTCAAGGAAATGGGATTTACCAATAATCAGTATGTGGCTGTAAAGCATACTGACAAAGAAAATCACGAACACATTCATCTCGTGATCAGTCGGGTGCGGATGGATGGCTCAGTGGTCTCTGATAGTTGGGATTGGACGCGCAGCCAAGATGTAATCCGCAAACTAGAGCAGGATTTTGGACTAGCGGCTGTACCATCAAGTTGGGAGAGCGATCGCCAAGAGCAAACTAAAAGTCAGATTGACAAGGAATTAGAAACGGGTAAAGCCACTGTAAAGCGGCAACTTGCGGACAAAATAGATGCAACTTTGGTAAGTACCATGTCACTACCAGACTTTATTGAGCAGTTAAATCTTGAAGGGATTGAAGTCAGGGTTGACCGAGATCGCAAGGGAAAACCCAAAGGGATTGCTTACAAATTTGATGGAGTGAGCATGGCAGGCTCCAGTGTGGGCAAGGCTTATTCCTTACCGCGTATCTTGAAGCGGATAGAAAGCACCTCTGAGCAGGGGATACATTCTAATATTTCCTCTATTTCCTCTCACATATCACAAGTCATTAGAGAGCAAGTAAAAGTAGGGATAACCATGCCCCAGTTGATTGAGCAATTGAAACATTCAGGAGTAGCGGCTCATGTCAAATACACCCGCACTAAGAAGATTAAAGGTATTTCCTATAGTTTGGGAAGTAACAGCATTCAAGGTAATGAGCTAGGCAAAGAGTATAGCTGGGGAGGACTTCAGAAATATTTACAGGTCAGTTACGATCCAGCACGAGATCGCTCAATTATTTTAGAGATGCAAAGCGCTAACCTAAAGGCGATAAGTCAGCCTATAGAGTCGCTTCATCAAACTGAGCAGGGCTTATCAGATAGTTTTTTAAACGAGCTTGTGGTTGAGTTAGAAAAACAGCGATCGCTAAAAGCACTCAAACCAACACAATCTGAAAATATTACTAATCTAGAAATCTCCATTAATCTAGAGCAGAGCCGAAACGATCTTGCTCAGATGGTTGCAGCAATCTGCCATCAACTCCTCAATGAGCTAGGCGTTGATAGATTTGGAGAAATGGGCAAGAATGCTTACGGTATCCAACGAAGCGGAGATACTCTGACAGTTGAGAGATTACGAGGAGATCGCCAGATCGTTTTGCAGTTCAAGGGACAAGAAGTTAAATTTGAACAATTGAGTGAATTGGATATCCAACAATTTGAACAAGCTTGGCAGCATCGATCTCAAGTACAGCAAAAAAGTATTGACGGACAAGCCAAAATTGGATGAGCTACGATGAGACAGGAGATTGTCAAGCAAAGTGTGTAAAGTCTAGAAACTAGAAGTGGAGACGATCCTCGAAAAGGATAGCAAAGCGATTGAGTGCAGGTTTCCAGTCACGAATGGGCATCGTCCATTTCTTAGAAATATTCCGCATTGCCAAATAAACCAGCTTGAAAGCAGCTTCGTCGGTCGGAAAAATCTGTTGAGACTTAATCACCTTCCGCAAACTGCTATTCATCGACTCAATGGCATTGGTGGTATAAATCGCCCTACGAATCTCAGTGGAGAAAGCAAAGAAGGGGATAATGTTCGCCCAATGACTACGCCAAGACTTGGAGATTGATGGATATTGCTTGTCCCACTTTTCAGCAAACAACTCAAGGTTAAACTCAGCCTCCGACTCCGTTGCAGCGCTATAAATAGCCTTGAGGTCAGCACAAACTTGCTTGCGCTGTTGCCAAGGTACAAAAGCGACTGAATTCCTGACCATGTGGACAATGCATAACTGCACCTGAGTTTTCGGAAATACCGTCTCAATGGCATTAGGGAAACCAGTCAAGCCATCGACACATGCAATCAAAATATCTTTGATGCCACGGTTGTGAATTTCGGTCAGTACTGACAGCCAGAATTTCGCACCTTCATTGGGAGAAATCCACATACCCAGTAATTCCTTGTACCCATCCATATTCACCGCCAAGGCAAAGTACAGGGACTTATTAATTACCCTGCCATTGTCTCGGACTTTAATGACCAGACAGTCCAGAAATACGATTGGATAGACCGCATCAAGGGGACGATTTTGCCATTGCTTTACCTCATCAATCACGGCATCAGTGACATTGGAGATTAATGTCGGTGATACTTCGACTCCATACATTTCCTGCAACTGGGCTTGAATATCCCTGACACTCATGCCTCGTGCGTAGAGAGCAATGATTTTTTCATCTAGTCCTGACAAGCGGCTTTGTCCTTTCTTCACCAGATGTGGTTCAAACTCACCACTGCGATCTCGCGGTACTGCAATTTCTGCTACGCCAAAGTCCCCTTGGACTTTTTTCTGGCTATAACCATTGCGACTGTTGGTTTGTCCTTCTGGTCTGGGTTCATGTTTGCCGTAGCCAAGATGGTTTGATAGCTCTGCTTCCAACGCCCGTTCCACCAACGCGGTCGTCAGTTGCTTCAGGATTCCTCCTTCTCCGAATAGGTCAGGTGGAGTTTTACATTCTTGCAACAATTCGTTTAGCAATTCTTTGCGTATATTCATCTTTTGGGTGTTAGTTATTGTGTGTCTTGATTATCTCTCTGTATACTTCCTAGACTTTACACAGATTACTTTACACTCTCTGAGACAGTTTTATATCTTGCCAAATCACGGTACAAAATAGAGATTACCCATTCCCACATCCGATGACCAAAAATTCACTATGCATATAGATCCCAGCACAACATCCTCGCAAGACAACTACAAACTATTAACCAATCTGGTAGTCCCGCGCCCGATCGCATGGGTAACCACTCAAAATAGCGAAGGAGTGATTAACCTTGCCCCCTTCAGTTTCTTTAAACGCGATCGGTAGCAATCCCCTATATCTCGTCATCAGCATCGGCAACAAAGACGATGGCAGCCCCAAAGATACCGCCGCCAACATTATCGCTAATCGAGAATTTGTCGTGAATCTCGTCACAGAAGATTTGTTAAGCGCGATGAATATCTCCGCCGCCAACTTCCCTGCCGAAGAGAGCGAACTCACCGCCGTTGGACTCCATGGAGCCGAATCGAAACGAGTCAAAGTTCCCCGCATCGCCGAAGCGAAAGCAAGTTTAGAATGTGTACTGCATAGCCAACAACCATTAGGAGCGTATAACCTCATCATTGGTGAAGTCGTGATGTTTCATGTGGATGACAGCATCATTGGCGATCACTACCATATAGAAGGATTTGCACCCATCGGTAGAATGGGATCACCTGCCTACTATTGTCGGACAACCGATAAGTTTGACCTCCCACGCATTTCCTACGATCAATGGCAACAAGAGAATCAAATCGGTTAACGTAGAGCATTAGCAAACAGGAAACCAACCATGAAAACCAGAAAACTAGGCAATCAAGGACTAGAAGTATCCGCACTGGGACTCGGCTGTATGGGAATGTCCGAGTTTTATGGCAGTGGAGATGAACAAGAAGCGATCGCCACAATTCACCATGCTCTAGACCTCGGTGTGAACTTTCTCGATACTGCCGATATGTACGGACCCTTCATCAACGAAAGGCTAGTCGGCAGAGCCATCAAAGATCGCCGAGATCGCGTCATCATTGCCACTAAATTTGGTAATGTTCGCAGTGCTGAAGGTGGGTGGCTCGGTATCAATGGTAAACCAGAATATGTGAGACAGTCTTGTGATGCGTCACTACAGCGCTTAGGAGTAGATGTCATCGACCTCTACTATCAACACCGCGTTGACATAACCGTACCCATTGAAGAAACCGTTGGCGCAATGGCAGAACTAGTCCAACAAGGGAAAGTCAGATATCTCGGCTTATCCGAAGCTGCCCCCGCCACGATCCGTCGCGCTCAATCGATCCATCCCATTTCTGCCCTACAAACAGAATATTCCCTATGGAGTCGAGATCCTGAAGATGTGATCCTACCAACATTGCGAGAATTAGGAATTGGCTTTGTACCCTACAGTCCCTTGGGTAGAGGATTCCTAACAGGTGCGATCGCTAGTCCCGATGATTTTGCCCCCGATGACTTTCGGCGGAGATCGCCACGCTTTCAAGGCGAAAACTTTGCCAAGAATCTAGAATTAGTAGAACAGGTAAAAGCAATTGCCGATGAAAAAGGAATCACCGCAGGACAGTTAGCTCTAGCATGGCTCTTAGCTCAAGGCGATGATATCGTACCAATCCCTGGAACAAAACGCCGTAAATATCTCGAAGAAAATATCGGGGCGGCTACAGTCACTTTGACTGCCGAAGATATCCATCGCATTAATGCAGTAGCACCTCAAGGCATTGCCGCAGGCGATCGCTATCCTGCTCAAAATATGAGTGCGCTCAATCGTTAAGTCTACTTGCTTGAAACATAGCAATATATCACCGACATTATGGACAGCTTACCGACAATTTTTTTATCCCATGGTGCGCCAGATTTAGCAATTCGGGATGGTGCTGTTAGTGATTTTTTGCGATCGCTGCATCAGCAATTTCCGAAGCCCAAAGCGATTTTGGTGATCTCGGCGCATTGGAATTCTGATCCTCCGACGGTGAGCGCTGCGACTAATCCTAGAACTATCTATGACTTTTCAGGATTTCCCAATCAACTGTATGAATTGAGCTATCCTGCATTGGGAGCGCCAGAACTTAGTGATCGCGTAGCTGAATTACTGACACAAGCAGGTATGACCTGTGAAACGCATCCCACAAAAGGCTTGGATCATGGAGCTTGGACTCCCTTGTTGCTTGCCTATCCAGTCGCCGATATTCCAGTGACGCAGCTATCGATTCAGTCCCACCGCGATCCTCTACATCATTGGGAAATAGGAAAAGCCTTAGAACCTTTACGCCATGAGGGTGTATTGATTATCGGCAGTGGTAGTGCCACCCACAATATGTATGCTTTTAATGAATCCTACAATGCTGAAACTCCCGATTGGGTGCGCGTTTTTGATCGATGGCTTGCCCAAAATATTGCTGAAGGAAATCAGGAAGCATTACTGCAATACCGACAACGCGCTCCCTATGCCAAAGAGAATCACCCGACAGATGAGCATCTAATGCCTTTATTTGTGGCTATGGGGGCAGGAGGTGCGAAAGGGAAGCAATTGCATAGTAGCTATACCTATGGTGTTTTCAGTATGGCAGCTTACGCATTTATGAATTGAAGTGGTTTTTCTCGTATTTTTTAGTTAAACCACGTTTGTTTAAAATCACTGGAATTTAGACTAAGTTGATTAAGAGAATCAGAAAAAGAGCAGGAAAAAGTGACCCAGAAAACGGAGAACTGAGTAAAAGCAAGAGAGAGAAAAAGAGAATATTGAAAGTTAGGAATTAAGGTAGTCTTGATTGACCTTTTTCGAGCGAGAAGCTCGTTTTTTGACGACAGGAAAGCGAGAAAAAGGAGAACGCTTGCGTCCAGATTTCCAACCGAGAGACTTACCACGAGGTTGGGGAGAACAAGCAGGAGAGCCAATCCTGACCAAAAGTGCGGCAAAGCCCTGAGCGACTCGACCAAAATTAAGATTGGTTTGAGGTTTCTGCCAAGGCAAAGGAGTATCAATAACCAGTTGACGAGCCAACCACAATTGCCAAGAGAGTAAAGGCATAAGGTCACTCCAACGCAAAGCTTGCTGAGGAGTCAACAAATGGGGAAGAGTCCAATGTAATCTTTGTTTGGCAAAACGATACCAATGGTCGATGGCAAAACGACGTAAGTACAAGCGCCAAAGGGAGTCTAAAGTCGGCATCTGTTCACCCACCCAAGCTAACCACAAACCAGAGCAATGAGAATGTGTAACTCGAATAACTTGAATATGTCGTTGGGCTGCTTGCCGAAAGTGTAAGTTAGACCATTGCTGGATTTGCACCTGTCCAACCGTCTCATCTTCTAAGCTAAAAGTTGCCGATGGCTCTCCCCAACTATCAGCATTGGCAAGTTGGAATTTATCCCCATGCTTACGAGGACGACCATAACCACTGTAGGGCGCAGGGGCTTTGTATAAGCATCGGTTAGGACGTAGACGTATTAGTAAATCGGCAGGGATATCCTCAGTCAAATTCATAAAGACGGCACTGCCATATTCACTGTCGTAAGTAGCGATTGGTCTTACCGTTAAATCTCGACATACTTGACTCAGTTGGAATGCGGCTCTTTGCCCTGCTGTCTCAAAACTACTGATCCGCTCGTGACATAACGGGATTGCCCAACTCCCTGTCATCTCTGGTATCCATGCCAAGGTGCTGTAGTCATGCCCTAACACGATCGGTTTGTTCCCTTCTACCAAATTCGGTTGATGCACAAAACTCCTGTCTTTTAGCGTTTTGGCATGGGGTCTTCCCCATCCTGTATGGTCTCCTGCTAGCAAAGGGCGGATGTCTTTGGGTATTTGTTCCACACATAACCGTCTTATCCTGCCTCGGTTGGGGCGACTGTCTTTTAATGATTCATACAGACTTGACCATTTTCTTCGATACACTGCGGATAACGATAATTCTACAAATGATTTCACTCTCGGACTGGTCAATACTGCATCCATCAAGTCAAATATTGCATCCCGTCCGTTCCCTAAAAATCTATATACCTGTTGACGAAAGTCTTGTAGTTTATCAATAATCATGACTGTAGATGTCTCTTTACTTTTCATCTACTTTAGGCAGTTTGTATCTCTTTTACTCTGCCTTTTTTACCTTTTTTAGTCTAAACTCCAGTAAAATCAGTGAGTTGCCAATTTAGCTAACCGTTCTGCTAGATAAGTATATCTATGGCGATCGCTAATCTGTTTAACCGCCAGCCCGATCGCCTTCGACTCACCGACGATAATGGCAAACTTTCGCGCACGAGTCAGTCCAGTGTAGAAAAGATTCCGAGAAAGCATCAGAAAATGTTGCATGAACAGAGGCATGATTACCACAGGATATTCGCTGCCCTGTGCCTTATGGATTGTCGTCGCTCTAGCAAGCGCAATCTCATTAAGATCGGCATAATCATAGACCACTTGCCGATCGCCAAATATAACCGTGACTTCCCGCTCCTCCAAATCTACACCTGTAATCATGCCAATATCCCCATTAAAAACCTCACGGTTATAGTCATTCACCTGCTGCATAATGCGATCGCCTAAACGAAAGATCGTATTCCCATACTTAATTTCGGGCTTCATGGCATCAGGAGGATTGAGAAGTTGTTGCAAGACAGCATTGAGATTGCGCGTGCCGACATCCCCTCTAGTCATCGGACAGAGAACCTGCATATCTTGCTGAGGGTCAAAACCCAGACTGGGTAACAACTCCGTAATAATGTCGCAAATACCCTGCTGACCCGCTTCAGCATTCGGCATTTCTAACCAGAGGCAATCGGATTGAGGCTGATTAGAGACTTTTTCCATATTCGGAAACTTACCCGTATTGATACGGTGAGCATTCTGGATAATTTGACTTGCCTGAGCTTGACGAAATACCTCAGTGAGCGTGATTACAGGGACTTGCTGAGAATCAATTAAATCTTGGAGAACATTGCCCGCACCGACACTGGGAAGTTGATCGGTATCGCCGACAAGCAGCAATTGAGCACCCAAGGGAATCGCCTTAACTAGAGAAAAGGCAAGAAATAGATCCAGCATCGATGCTTCATCAATACCGATCGCTTGAGCGGTCAGAGGATATTCCTGATTGCGTTTAAAGCCCATTGACTTCGGGTCAAACTCTAGAAAACGGTGAATTGTCTTAGCTTCACAGCCCGTGACTTCCTGTAATCGTTGAGCCGCCCGACCCGTCGGCGAAGCCAGAGCAATTTCCTTACCCATCGCTTTCCAGAGTGCGACAATCGTGCGGGTGGTGGTAGTTTTACCTGTCCCTGGTCCACCTGTGAGAATTAACACCGACGAATTTGCCGCCATCTCTACGGCTTCGCGTTGTTTAGGAGAGAGTTGGATATTTCTTTGGGTGGTGTAGCGATCAATCCAAGCCTTGACTCGTTCAGCATCTGGATGATGTTTGTATTGCAATAGTTGATAAACCCGTTCGGCAAGATTTTGTTCAGTATGGAAATAAGTAGGCTTGTAGCAGATGAACTCTCCTTCTAATCCCTGCATCACTAAGCGATCGTTGATGGAGAGATGGAGAACAATTTTAGAGATAGTTTCAGGATCTGGTTGATAGTCTTCGAGAGCAAGCAGTTTGATGGCTTTCTCTTCTAGTTCAGGGCGCGGTAAATAGCAATGACCATCTTCAGCAGCTTCCCCTAAACAATGGAATATACCCGCAATACTGCGAAACTCTGAGCTAACCTCAATACCAATATTCCGAGCGATCTGATCGGCAGTAAAGAAACCAATGCCATAGATATCTGTCGCCAGTTGATAAGGATTTTCGGAAACGGTCTGAATGGAATCATTACCATAACGCTTAAAAATCTTGACCGCATAGGTGGTGGATACTCCATGTCCTTGTAGAAATACCATGACCTCTTTAATCGCCTTTTGAGTTTCCCAAGCAGTTTTGATCATCTTCACCCGTTTCTTGGCAATGCCAGGAACTTCAATCAGACGGTCAATCTCATTTTCAATGATGTCAAGGGTATCTAAGCCAAAATGAGTGACGATGCGTTTAGCGGTGACTGGTCCCACGCCTTTAATCAGTCCACTGCCCAGATATTTCTCAATTCCTGTAATCGTGGCGGGTTTAGTTTCACGGTATTGAGTGACTTGGAACTGGTCGCCAAACTTGGGATGCGATCGCCATGTGCCTTCTAGGGCAAGTGTCTGTCCTGCTTGGATATTAGCAAAGTTACCGACTACGGTGATTAGGTCTTGAGCCTTGGGTACTTTTAGCCGCGCCACGGTATAGCCTGTCTCTTCGGAGTGAAAGGTGAGGCGTTCGATGATGCCTTGGAGGTAGTCGGTGTTGTCAGGCATAAGCCATAAGGATGGATAAATTATGACCAGTTATCTATGGATAACTCTACAATTTGTCCAAAATCTGATTTGTTACGGGTGACTAAAGTTGCATTGTTTGTTAAGGCGATCGCGGCAATTTTGAGATCCATATTTCCTAGACGGGGATAGGCTTTGCGTAAGCGTTGATGCTCTAGGGCAGATGCACGGCTAAAAGGGATAATGGCGATCGCTTGGTAGTTGATTGCTAGTTGCTGTAATCCTTGATAGGCAAAGATTTGTTCGTCTAATGTTTTTGCTTTAGCTAAAAAAGCGAGTCTTCCTCTAATCTGCTCTTCGTAGGTAATAACGGTAACAGCAACTTCAGGATCTTCTATCTCTGCAAGTTTGGCTAAGATTCGCTTTCCTTCTTGTCCATTGCGCTGAATGAGGCTGAGATGATCGGTATCAAAAATATACATGATGCTCTATTCAGCAGATTTGCGCCATTCTTGACCGAGGCGATTTGCTTCGTCAAAGGTGGGATCGTTTTCAAAGCTACCTGCGACTTTTAACCACCAAGGTGTTTTTTTCTGAACAAATACAGATAGCATCTGTCGCATTTGCGCGAGTTCTGTTTCTAATGCGGCTACTCTAGTTTCTAGATGTTGAGATTTGTCTTCAAGCTGTTGAGAGAGCATAGAAGTTTTTGGTGAGCTAAGGTTATGCGGCTATTATAGCAAGATGCTTGCAATTGTAAATTTACGCGATCGCCTCTAATCCCAGCACATCATAAATCACTGCGAATATTAGCTAAAAACCTCTGTCCACATTGATCTAGATCATTATCTAAAGCAAAGGTTAAACTACGGGTATGGATTGCATCAGGTTTATGATCAAGCGCTTTTGTTAAATCCTGCGGATAGATTAGAATTGCTTCGGGACATTGCATGGCGATCGCGTAGCTCCGCACTTGATGTAAGTCTTGACTGCTAACGGTTTCCTTGATTTTATATTTGGCATCAAGAATAAATTTACATTCTTCTGACTGGATATCTTTGATTACAAGGTCAATGGCACAGGTTAAACCAATTTGAATGGAATATTGTTTATATAGTCGCAAATGCGGTGGTAAATGCCTTTTTAGCCATGCTGCGACAAAATTTTCATAGAGAGATGCCATATCAATCAAAAAGCTAAAGGACGATAGCTGTCCTTGCTTATGGGTTGGGGCTGTACGATCCAGAAAAAATTGACAGAGGAGATGTAGATAGCGATAGTCTTGATTGAGTCGAGAATAATGGCGATCGCGGCAGTCAGCAGCAGTAAATGGATATAAATTTACATAGCCTTGTAATGCGTGAAATGCTTTATGCACTTTGGTTTGGGTGTTTTCTGTGCAAAGCTGCGATCGCAAAATCCGATGCAACGTATAGAAAATTATTTGATTGTCTTCGTTGTCGTGGGTATTTTCTTGATATTGACAGGGAATCTTTATTTGCCAAGGCTTTTGGATGGCTTTAGGAATATCAATGCGTCCGCGCACATATTCCAAATTCGCATTTTGAGAAATATAGCTGCGATAGAGTCCGCGCCGACATTTTTCGAGAACTTGATTAGCCAGTAATGCAGCTAGGCTATTGAGAAAGTCTTGA
This genomic window contains:
- a CDS encoding DODA-type extradiol aromatic ring-opening family dioxygenase, with translation MDSLPTIFLSHGAPDLAIRDGAVSDFLRSLHQQFPKPKAILVISAHWNSDPPTVSAATNPRTIYDFSGFPNQLYELSYPALGAPELSDRVAELLTQAGMTCETHPTKGLDHGAWTPLLLAYPVADIPVTQLSIQSHRDPLHHWEIGKALEPLRHEGVLIIGSGSATHNMYAFNESYNAETPDWVRVFDRWLAQNIAEGNQEALLQYRQRAPYAKENHPTDEHLMPLFVAMGAGGAKGKQLHSSYTYGVFSMAAYAFMN
- a CDS encoding aldo/keto reductase, translating into MKTRKLGNQGLEVSALGLGCMGMSEFYGSGDEQEAIATIHHALDLGVNFLDTADMYGPFINERLVGRAIKDRRDRVIIATKFGNVRSAEGGWLGINGKPEYVRQSCDASLQRLGVDVIDLYYQHRVDITVPIEETVGAMAELVQQGKVRYLGLSEAAPATIRRAQSIHPISALQTEYSLWSRDPEDVILPTLRELGIGFVPYSPLGRGFLTGAIASPDDFAPDDFRRRSPRFQGENFAKNLELVEQVKAIADEKGITAGQLALAWLLAQGDDIVPIPGTKRRKYLEENIGAATVTLTAEDIHRINAVAPQGIAAGDRYPAQNMSALNR
- a CDS encoding relaxase/mobilization nuclease domain-containing protein yields the protein MIGKIIKGKSFQGCLSYVMRKTGAAVIDMNMDGKDPYSLANEFSLSWQLRPKLSYKVCHVILSLSPEEHLNNDAWQIAIAQYLKEMGFTNNQYVAVKHTDKENHEHIHLVISRVRMDGSVVSDSWDWTRSQDVIRKLEQDFGLAAVPSSWESDRQEQTKSQIDKELETGKATVKRQLADKIDATLVSTMSLPDFIEQLNLEGIEVRVDRDRKGKPKGIAYKFDGVSMAGSSVGKAYSLPRILKRIESTSEQGIHSNISSISSHISQVIREQVKVGITMPQLIEQLKHSGVAAHVKYTRTKKIKGISYSLGSNSIQGNELGKEYSWGGLQKYLQVSYDPARDRSIILEMQSANLKAISQPIESLHQTEQGLSDSFLNELVVELEKQRSLKALKPTQSENITNLEISINLEQSRNDLAQMVAAICHQLLNELGVDRFGEMGKNAYGIQRSGDTLTVERLRGDRQIVLQFKGQEVKFEQLSELDIQQFEQAWQHRSQVQQKSIDGQAKIG
- a CDS encoding NF041680 family putative transposase, which codes for MIIDKLQDFRQQVYRFLGNGRDAIFDLMDAVLTSPRVKSFVELSLSAVYRRKWSSLYESLKDSRPNRGRIRRLCVEQIPKDIRPLLAGDHTGWGRPHAKTLKDRSFVHQPNLVEGNKPIVLGHDYSTLAWIPEMTGSWAIPLCHERISSFETAGQRAAFQLSQVCRDLTVRPIATYDSEYGSAVFMNLTEDIPADLLIRLRPNRCLYKAPAPYSGYGRPRKHGDKFQLANADSWGEPSATFSLEDETVGQVQIQQWSNLHFRQAAQRHIQVIRVTHSHCSGLWLAWVGEQMPTLDSLWRLYLRRFAIDHWYRFAKQRLHWTLPHLLTPQQALRWSDLMPLLSWQLWLARQLVIDTPLPWQKPQTNLNFGRVAQGFAALLVRIGSPACSPQPRGKSLGWKSGRKRSPFSRFPVVKKRASRSKKVNQDYLNS
- a CDS encoding flavin reductase family protein, whose translation is MPPSVSLNAIGSNPLYLVISIGNKDDGSPKDTAANIIANREFVVNLVTEDLLSAMNISAANFPAEESELTAVGLHGAESKRVKVPRIAEAKASLECVLHSQQPLGAYNLIIGEVVMFHVDDSIIGDHYHIEGFAPIGRMGSPAYYCRTTDKFDLPRISYDQWQQENQIG
- a CDS encoding plasmid mobilization protein, with amino-acid sequence MTLSVRFTVRMTEEEKVILDEKASQLNVKASEIVRCATFKYDLPISKVQVANVDWDLYHLLGEVKYELNKIGTNINQLAHDANLSLMMGSPMQLQLEELNEISRRIDQSIGSISELRTLITESTGIKPKLGEEDDR
- a CDS encoding IS256 family transposase → MNIRKELLNELLQECKTPPDLFGEGGILKQLTTALVERALEAELSNHLGYGKHEPRPEGQTNSRNGYSQKKVQGDFGVAEIAVPRDRSGEFEPHLVKKGQSRLSGLDEKIIALYARGMSVRDIQAQLQEMYGVEVSPTLISNVTDAVIDEVKQWQNRPLDAVYPIVFLDCLVIKVRDNGRVINKSLYFALAVNMDGYKELLGMWISPNEGAKFWLSVLTEIHNRGIKDILIACVDGLTGFPNAIETVFPKTQVQLCIVHMVRNSVAFVPWQQRKQVCADLKAIYSAATESEAEFNLELFAEKWDKQYPSISKSWRSHWANIIPFFAFSTEIRRAIYTTNAIESMNSSLRKVIKSQQIFPTDEAAFKLVYLAMRNISKKWTMPIRDWKPALNRFAILFEDRLHF